One Papaver somniferum cultivar HN1 chromosome 10, ASM357369v1, whole genome shotgun sequence genomic window carries:
- the LOC113315960 gene encoding F-box/kelch-repeat protein At3g23880-like — MKLNNQTLMSKQASKQKNKNQENTMQPLPSLPEDMIHEILCKLPAKSLSRFRCVCKPWNIQVADPIFFNSSNKFTFIVRHGINKLYSLEYDNSSTPLSRFQDEGIKQIRHPFSFPNHNIIPNIIDVKILGSCKGLACLSYFFNSCHLPCIWNPYTEEYKVVPISTALNPYRQYVDVRANGFGHDDNANEYIFINFTGSRVGRLGYPGSIVSAYSLKSNSWKQSLYIPYEFPFDKNTHTTPGLFCSGAFHWFAKSILEKNASSSEVLIALDVGTGVVQEIPQPGSLDFDDKYVDVLGGCLVILCSTKTESFEVWLMKDYGVRESWIKIYNIPRLMLFDVEPVVQCLRRIKCLKNGQIILEIEYYKTKRNTATILILHDLKDGHRRALKFGEDIFNCVSYKPLNLETYVKSLVSLKWNTYVGNIEQEAQVVNEELAFSRQIYEVLIGMHN, encoded by the coding sequence ATGAAGTTGAATAACCAAACCCTAATGTCAAAACAAGCTTCCAAACAGAAGAACAAGAACCAGGAGAATACGATGCAGCCATTGCCAAGTCTTCCCGAAGATATGATCCATGAAATTCTTTGCAAGTTACCAGCGAAATCTCTCTCTAGATTCAGGTGTGTATGCAAACCCTGGAACATCCAAGTCGCcgacccaattttttttaattctagCAACAAATTTACTTTCATTGTGAGACATGGCATAAATAAGTTATATTCTTTAGAATATGataattcatcaacaccactatcaCGTTTTCAAGACGAGGGTATTAAGCAGATTCGGCATCCCTTCAGTTTTCCTAATCATAACATCATTCCTAATATCATTGATGTTAAGATTTTGGGTTCTTGCAAGGGGCTGGCTTGTTTAAGTTATTTTTTCAATTCTTGTCATTTACCTTGCATTTGGAATCCGTATACTGAAGAATACAAAGTAGTACCCATATCAACTGCACTAAATCCATATCGACAGTATGTAGATGTGCGTGCAAATGGGTTTGGGCATGATGATAACGCTAATGAGTACATATTCATTAATTTTACGGGTTCTCGAGTTGGCCGTTTAGGTTACCCTGGATCGATTGTCAGTGCATATTCATTGAAGTCTAATTCATGGAAACAGTCACTATATATCCCTTATGAGTTTCCTTTTGATAAGAACACCCATACAACACCAGGGCTTTTCTGTAGTGGAGCTTTTCATTGGTttgcaaaatcaattttagaaaaaaatgCCTCCTCCTCTGAAGTATTAATTGCTTTAGATGTTGGAACGGGGGTTGTCCAAGAAATTCCACAACCAGGAAGTCTGGACTTTGATGATAAATATGTGGATGTGTTGGGTGGTTGTCTTGTTATTCTTTGCAGTACTAAAACGGAGAGCTTTGAAGTATGGCTGATGAAGGATTATGGAGTGAGGGAATCTTGGATAAAAATTTATAACATTCCTAGATTGATGTTGTTTGATGTGGAACCAGTAGTTCAATGCTTGAGGAGGATTAAGTGCTTAAAAAATGGACAGATTATACTAGAGATTGAATACTACAAGACCAAGAGGAATACTGCAACAATTTTGATTTTGCATGACTTAAAGGACGGCCATCGTAGAGCTTTGAAGTTCGGTGAAGATATTTTCAATtgtgtatcatacaaaccattaAACCTGGAGACTTATGTGAAGAGTTTGGTTTCCCTTAAGTGGAACACCTACGTGGGCAATATAGAGCAGGAAGCACAAGTTGTAAATGAAGAATTAGCTTTTAGCAGACAAATTTACGAGGTTCTTATTGGAATGCATAATTAA
- the LOC113315961 gene encoding F-box/kelch-repeat protein At3g06240-like gives MKFFASYQGSFSVDSEYDDSSASPSRKKETRHPFSFLKTVYSKILGSCNGLVCLGYHTLDSGPLYCLWNPYTEEYKLIPKTTKPTALARYLTRKVSHGFGYDVMTNDYKFVAITKSNLPGSRVDIYSLGSNLWSKLLYIPFELHTYAAPGVFFNGSLHWFAYSGVLIALNIGDGSVLEISQPESLDVNDKYVDVLGGCLGMLGSTKTDDFEDDEGLWSEGILGKDA, from the exons ATGAAATTCTTCGCAAGCTACCAGGGAAGTTTCTCTGTAGATTCAG AGTATGATGATTCATCAGCATCACCATCACGTAAGAAGGAAACTCGTCACCCCTTCAGTTTTCTTAAAACCGTTTATAGTAAGATTTTGGGTTCTTGTAATGGATTGGTTTGCTTAGGTTATCATacccttgattctggccctttaTATTGCCTTTGGAATCCGTATACGGAAGAATACAAATTAataccaaaaacaacaaaaccaACAGCACTAGCTCGATATCTAACGCGAAAGGTTTCGCATGGATTTGGCTACGATGTAATGACTAATGACTACAAGTTTGTGGCTATTACGAAATCAAATCTCCCTGGATCAAGAGTTGATATATATTCATTGGGATCCAATTTATGGAGTAAACTATTATATATCCCTTTTGAGCTTCATACTTATGCAGCACCAGGGGTATTCTTTAATGGATCTCTTCACTGGTTCGCATACTCTGGAGTTCTAATTGCTTTGAATATTGGAGATGGGTCTGTCCTAGAAATCTCACAACCGGAAAGTCTGGACGTTAATGATAAATATGTGGATGTGTTGGGTGGTTGTCTTGGTATGCTTGGCAGTACCAAAACGGAtgattttgaagatgatgaaggattatGGAGTGAGGGAATCTTGGGTAAAGATGCATAA
- the LOC113319259 gene encoding S-adenosylmethionine synthase, whose translation MALESFLFTSESVNEGHPDKLCDQISDAVLDACLEQDPDSKVACETCTKTNMVMVFGEITTKADVNYEKIVRDTCRNIGFVSDDVGLDADKCKVLVNIEQQSPDIAQGVHGHLTKRPEDIGAGDQGHMFGYATDETPELMPLSHVLATKLGARLTDVRKNGTCAWLRPDGKTQVTVEYQNDKGAMVPIRVHTVLISTQHDETVTNDEIAADLKEHVIKPVIPEKYLDDRTIFHLNPSGRFVIGGPHGDAGLTGRKIIIDTYGGWGAHGGGAFSGKDPTKVDRSGAYIVRQAAKSIVASGLARRCIVQVSYAIGVPEPLSVFVDSYGTGTIPDKEILQIVKESFDFRPGMISINLDLKRGGNNRFLKTAAYGHFGRDDPDFTWEVVKPLKQA comes from the coding sequence ATGGCATTGGAAAGTTTCCTGTTTACCTCTGAATCCGTTAATGAGGGACACCCCGACAAGCTGTGCGACCAGATCTCCGACGCTGTTCTCGATGCCTGCCTTGAACAAGACCCTGACAGCAAGGTAGCCTGCGAAACTTGCACCAAAACCAACATGGTCATGGTTTTTGGAGAGATTACTACAAAGGCTGATGTCAACTATGAGAAGATTGTTCGGGATACTTGTCGTAATATTGGATTTGTATCTGATGACGTCGGTCTTGATGCTGATAAATGTAAGGTTCTGGTTAACATTGAACAGCAGAGTCCTGATATTGCTCAGGGTGTCCATGGTCACTTAACCAAACGTCCTGAGGATATTGGTGCTGGTGATCAAGGCCACATGTTCGGGTATGCTACTGATGAGACCCCAGAGTTGATGCCCCTTAGCCACGTTCTTGCAACTAAGCTTGGAGCTCGTCTAACTGATGTTCGCAAAAATGGTACTTGTGCTTGGTTGAGACCTGATGGTAAGACCCAAGTCACCGTCGAATACCAAAACGACAAAGGTGCCATGGTTCCCATCCGTGTCCACACCGTTTTGATTTCCACGCAACATGATGAAACTGTCACCAATGACGAAATTGCTGCTGATCTTAAGGAGCATGTCATCAAGCCAGTCATTCCCGAGAAGTACCTAGATGATAGAACCATTTTCCACTTGAACCCATCAGGTCGTTTCGTTATTGGTGGTCCACATGGTGACGCTGGTCTTACTGGACGCAAGATCATTATTGACACCTATGGCGGTTGGGGAGCTCATGGTGGTGGTGCATTCTCCGGAAAAGATCCCACCAAGGTGGACAGAAGTGGGGCATACATTGTAAGACAGGCAGCAAAGAGCATCGTCGCTAGTGGTTTAGCTAGACGATGCATTGTCCAAGTTTCATATGCTATTGGTGTTCCAGAGCCTTTGTCCGTATTTGTTGATTCTTATGGAACAGGAACGATCCCAGACAAGGAAATTCTACAGATTGTGAAGGAGAGTTTTGATTTCCGGCCAGGAATGATCTCAATCAACCTTGATCTTAAGAGGGGAGGAAACAACAGGTTCTTGAAGACAGCAGCTTACGGTCACTTTGGTAGGGATGATCCTGACTTCACATGGGAAGTGGTGAAGCCACTCAAACAGGCTTAA